In Vicia villosa cultivar HV-30 ecotype Madison, WI linkage group LG7, Vvil1.0, whole genome shotgun sequence, the DNA window TAAAAATTTTCCATAAGCCTCGAATAGCAACATGATCCAACtgggagtcatgagcagctctcaaagTTTCCATCCTAGTTCTCAACTTGAGCTTGAATAAGTCAAAACAGACATCAAGAGAAGGTTCAGGAGGATTAAAGGTGAAACGATAATCAGGGTACAGAAGgcaatagggtttggattttcttgaaGGTAAAGAATGAGTTAAAGGAGATGGATTCTtcttacgttcttcatctcttgattcttcaatatttgtcttcaaatgttgaaagagAATGTTAGAGAGATTAACTTGtataccttttccaatgcagaaaagtacatacttctgatcctggTTTACATATGTTGCAGTAAGAGatctctttctatgatagagggatcccagaataatctcagcccaaattctataggaaggcttcaaagaagtagtttgatgagatgcagATCTAGAAGAAGACAATTCTCTATCAACTTTCTCCCAttcaactctaccaggaagagctCCTGTGATTCCATCTGAGTCATCAAGACCATACAGCTTCCTTATGatcttctcagtcacaacaacttcatgccctaatacgaaggagatgatagcagttggagtaactattgcatgagtccagaaatccataaccaaaagaggataaactggtccaaccaatctttcaaagtagtttgaccaaccttgcaccagcattgcagccttggttttgaaatcatgctccaacagtttttcaaaatccaccattgtttcacatagaacttccagttcatcatgtggaatagaacaagtcttcaggggatgatatccatatttgtgttgaacaagatgtgctgAAGACATTTTGTGTTGAGTACTTGAGGATGAAAGCATGAATTCACTCTGAGATTCGatttagaaactagggtttatgcaagaaCGAGAAggagagagagatgaatgaaagagacaatgaatgaagagagagaatgtaaaaagatgaattgttatgaagatgagtttatatagagacggatttgaaatggaatgcaatatgcgtttgaatgaatatgattacagaaaaacatagaatcaaatgatttaatgagaaatgaagttaggagagataatgtaatatttgaaatgatttgcacagttacctagggcggcgtctcctcaactgcacgcgtacttgtccaaatagagtgaacacgtgttcaacttctggaaaagttggtgacaactgttttgctttaaaatagattctgaatcaacttagataatgaaacgttagtaataacagaatcagaacttctaattgatcaacatcaaaacttcttataagaagataaaacaacttcatttcagaactaatccatgcgtcagaacttctcatcttctcattctgggcataaatccatactgatattcttcagaatgaacttaaacctatcttcaaaggggttttgtaaagatatcagcccattgatggtctgtatcaacaaagttcaaagatagaacacccttctgaatatagtccctaatgaaatgatgtttgatctcaatatgtttagctttggaatgcaagattggattcttagataaacaaatagcagaagtattatcacagaagataggaattttactctcatatatctgataatcttctagcagactcttcatccagagcatctgtgtactacatccagcagcaacaacatattctgcttcttgctgtaccaggagatcagatgacttccaagaaattgacaacttccagaagtactctttctttcaattctatctccagcgtaatcggcatcacagaatcctactaagttgtattctttagatcttctgtagactaaaccaacattagtagtaacTTTCAGATACCtcggaattctcttaacaactgttaagtgagattctctaggatctgattggaatcttgcacacagacaaacactgaataaaatatcaggtctagaagcagtgagatatagaagagatccaattatacctctgtacaacttctgatctaccttcttacttacctcatccttacctaagacacacgttggatgcataggagtttttgcttctttcctttcagaaagattaaacttcttcagaagttctttcacatactttgtttgatgaacatacgttccttctaatgtttgattgatctggatcccaaggaaatacttgagttctcccatcatgctcatctcaaactcagcctgcatagacttagcaaactcctttccaagtgtagcattaaatgttccaaagataatatcatcaacataaatttggcaaattaaaagatcctttttaaaggttttacaaaagagattaGTATCCACTCACTAGTAGAAAAAACGCTTGTTAAGTCGGTTAAAATTGACTTGTTAAGTCGGTTCCGAACCTGACCTAAGAACTCCTGACATAAAAAGCTTTGTCTTCTTAAGTCGGATTTAGACCTGACTTAAGAAAGCTTTATTAGGTCGGTTAAATAGCA includes these proteins:
- the LOC131616833 gene encoding uncharacterized protein LOC131616833, translated to MLSSSSTQHKMSSAHLVQHKYGYHPLKTCSIPHDELEVLCETMVDFEKLLEHDFKTKAAMLVQGWSNYFERLVGPVYPLLVMDFWTHAIVTPTAIISFVLGHEVVVTEKIIRKLYGLDDSDGITGALPGRVEWEKVDRELSSSRSASHQTTSLKPSYRIWAEIILGSLYHRKRSLTATYVNQDQKYVLFCIGKGIQVNLSNILFQHLKTNIEESRDEERKKNPSPLTHSLPSRKSKPYCLLYPDYRFTFNPPEPSLDVCFDLFKLKLRTRMETLRAAHDSQLDHVAIRGLWKIFKKDFQFDAMNIQKKCMAEASGSSGYCLELDDGKYYHPIRNSRSLEEEKFVDEMKDEPCLAMIVWKPQFTVLTGDFQSLFNWLRENPLEKAPDMVYPAVEYPSEVAAPTPPKNLAEILQALENEDSDIPTPDYAEDASMSEADAEKQSAENHPAEKLPVQENQDDVLMIDAAVEHAIPLDDSCEASSDEPSVLVNAMKALQKNQADLASHLDKHEDTHNEFRSFMKTQSASTSEIQHLLAKIVSKLG